From Microtus ochrogaster isolate Prairie Vole_2 unplaced genomic scaffold, MicOch1.0 UNK209, whole genome shotgun sequence:
tttaatttaattttttttcctttttttttttgtttttttatcccTATTTTccctccaccaaaaaaaaaatctttaatttcgttttcctttatattattttttaaaaatttttattttcttattttaaaaaaaattaaattttattttatttttatttttttcctctctgggcAGGCGGGGGGGTCCCGCCCCTGACCTGCTTTCGGTCTGTGTTattataatcttattttattttttatttcattattatgattttatttatttgttataaatttatttattattttattttattcacttattattttatcattaaaaatttatcttattcattattttattattataattttatctttCCCTTACTTTCCCTTCACGCCAGGCACaaaacttttttaattaatttcacgCGTTCCGTTCGCGTTTACcgtttaaataatttttttcccttttcttttttaaggattcGAACCTGGTTCCGCGCCGAGGACCCGCGACGCCCGGGTCGTGTGTGGGACGAAGGTGACGGCCGGGCGACATCATCCGTGTTGTCGGGCGACGTCATCCCGTGGTATCGGTGACATCCCGTTCATCGGGCGACATCATCATGTTAGCCGGTGACATCATTACGTGTTATCGGGCGACATCGTCACATGGTATGGGGTGACATCATCACGTTAACTTGTGACATCGTCATGCAAACTGTCGACATCATCCCAACCGTCAGGTGACATCATCGCATTATCGGTGACATCATCACGTGTCGTCGGGCGACATCGTCGCGTTATCAGGTGACGTCGTTCCCAACCGTCGTGTGACATCATCATGTCAGTCATGACATCGACTTGTGACATCATCACCGTCGGGCGACATCATCCCGCTCatcatttattcttgttttttttatttttgtttgtttccctcgttttattttcatttcttttgtttatttttaattatttttcaNNNNNNNNNNNNNNNNNNNNNNNNNNNNNNNNNNNNNNNNNNNNNNNNNNNNNNNNNNNNNNNNNNNNNNNNNNNNNNNNNNNNNNNNNNNNNNNNNNNNNNNNNNNNNNNNNNNNNNNNNNNNNNNNNNNNNNNNNNNNNNNNNNNNNNNNNNNNNNNNNNNNNNNNNNNNNNNNNNNNNNNNNNNNNNNNNNNNNNNNNNNNNNNNNNNNNNNNNNNNNNNNNNNNNNNNNNNNNNNNNNNNNNNNNNNNNNNNNNNNNNNNNNNNNNNNNNNNNNNNNNNNNNNNNNNNNNNNNNNNNNNNNNNNNNNNNNNNNNNNNNNNNNNNNNNNNNNNNNNNNNNNNNNNNNNNNNNNNNNNNNNNNNNNNNNNNNNNNNNNNNNNNNNNNNNNNNNNNNNNNNNNNNNNNNNNNNNNNNNNNNNNNNNNNNNNNNNNNNNNNNNNNNNNNNNNNNNNNNNNNNNNNNNNNNNNNNNNNNNNNNNNNNNNNNNNNNNNNNNNNNNNNNNNNNNNNNNNNNNNNNNNNNNNNNNNNNNNNNNNNNNNNNNNNNNNNNNNNNNNNNNNNNNNNNNNNNNNNNNNNNNNNNNNNNNNNNNNNNNNNNNNNNNNNNNNNNNNNNNNNNNNNNNNNNNNNNNNNNNNNNNNNNNNNNNNNNNNNNNNNNNNNNNNNNNNNNNNNNNNNNNNNNNNNNNNNNNNNNNNNNNNNNNNNNNNNNNNNNNNNNNNNNNNNNNNNNNNNNNNNNNNNNNNNNNNNNNNNNNNNNNNNNNNNNNNNNNNNNNNNNNNNNNNNNNNNNNNNNNNNNNNNNNNNNNNNNNNNNNNNNNNNNNNNNNNNNNNNNNNNNNNNNNNNNNNNNNNNNNNNNNNNNNNNNNNNNNNNNNNNNNNNNNNNNNNNNNNNNNNNNNNNNNNNNNNNGCTGCCGCGGGACATGCTGCCCGTGTGGCACGCCTCGAACCCAGGACCCGTGGCCGCGCGCGTGCGCGAGCAGAGCGAGGACTGCCTGTTCCTCAACGTCTACGCGCCCGCGGGTGAGCGGCGGCGGGCGCACGGGATTTACACGCTTATTTTGCGGGAATATACAGGATTAACACGCTTATTACATGGGTTTACACGCTTAGTACACGGGAATAAAAAGCTTAGTACACGGGATGACACGCTTATTGCGCGAGGTTACACGGGATTGATACGCTTGTTACGCGGGGTCATCACGCTTAGTACACGGGCCGCACGGGATTGATACGCTTTTTACACACAATCAACATGCTTATTACACAGCGTACACGGGATTGCAAGGGTTAAACGGGAATAACACGCTTATTACACGGGGTTGACACGGTTATTGCACGGGTTATGCAGGATTTCCATGCTTATTACATGGGTGACGGGGGATTAAGCGCTTAGTACACGGGATGACACGGTTATTACACGGGTTACACGGGATTTTTGCGCTTGTTACGCGGGTCATATAGGAGTTACACGCTTATTACGCAGCTTACGCGGGGTTACACGCAATTAACACGCTTATTACACTAGTTACACAGAATTGATACGCCATTTACGCGGGATTAACATACTTATTACACGGATACGCGGGATCGACACTTTACGCGTTTCTTACACGGGTTACGCGGGATGAACACTCTTATTACACGCAATTAACACGCTTATTACCCAGCGTAGGCGGGATTACATCAGTTACACGGGAATAACACGCTTATTACATGGGATTGACACGATTATTTCACGGGTTATGCAGGATTTACATGCTTATTACATGGGTTACGGGGATTATGCGCTTATTACACGGTTATTACACGGGTTACATGCGATTAACACGCTTATTACATGGGATTAAGACGCTTTTTACACTGGTTACACAGAATTGATAGGCTAGTTACGCGGGATTACATCGGTTACACGGGAATAACACGCTTAGTACACGGAACAAAACTGTCAGCACGTGTATGATGTCACGATGACGTCACGACGTCCGGGAGCACGcatgggggtcagaggtcacGGGTGCGAGGTCACGtgatcctgttttgttttttctctcgcACCCGAACCCCGTGTTCCCCGTCCCGGTTTTCTCGActtttacgtttttttttttttgttttcccgtCTTCTCGTTTTTCCCGACTTTCGCACCCGCGTGTCCGCGGTCACGTTTTTTTCTCACCGCCCTCCCTCCCCCCGCCACCATCGCGTCCGACCCAGGAGGCAACATGGGAAAAACGACCGATGATGACATCATGGGTCACGGGCGCGGTCACGACGAAGGTATCGAGATTTTATCGGTTTTTATTTTTGTCGCTTTATCGATTTTCTCGCTTTGTCGTTTTTGTCGGTTTTTGTTGTCTCATCGGTTTCGTTGTTTTTGGTCGTTCTCATCGATTTTGCCGTTTTTATCGATTTTATCGGTTTTATCGTTTTTATCGATTTTGGTCGTTCTTATCGATTTTATCGGTTTTATCGGTTTTATCATTTTTGGTCGTTCCTATCGATTTTATCACTTTTATCGGTTTTATCGTTTTCTCGATTTTATCGATTTTGGTCATTCTTATCAATTTTATCGATTTTATTGGTTTTATCGATTTTACCATTTTTATCGATTTTATCGGTTTTATCGTTTTCTCGATTTTATCGATTTTGGTCGTTCATATCGATTTTATCAATTTTATCGTTTTATCGGTTTTACCGTTTTTATCGATTTTATCGTTTTCTCTATTTTATCGATCTTATCGTCTTTTTTCCCGACTTCTCTCTGACGACGGAACTTGGAAACCGTTTCCGTGAGATCCCGTGGTCTCGGAGCACAACGTGGGCGTTTGCATAAATCTGCATATTCATGCGCCCGATTTGCATATCTGTGACTATTCATGAGGGGGTGGAGAGTCTGGCAGGGGGCCGGAAGtggaacaggaagcaggaagttggACAGGAAGTGGGTCACCCCACCCTTCCCCGTGACCCCTGACCCCCCCGTGACCCCGCAGGCGCCTGGAACAGGAAGTGGGCCAGGAATtaggacaggaagtggggcaggaaacaggaagttggacaggaagtggggcaggaaacaggaagtgggtcACCCCGCCCTTCCCCGTGACCCCCGACCCCCCCGTGACCCCGCAGGCGCCCGCGACCCCGCCGACCCCCGCGACCCCGGGAAGCCGGTCATGGTCTACATCCACGGCGGCTCCTACATGGACGGCAGCGGGAACCTGGTGGACGGCGGCGTCCTGGCCAGCTACGGCGACGTCATCGTCGTCACCGTCAACTACCGGCTGGGCGTGCTGGGTGAGGCGACCCCCGACCTCTGACCCCGACCCCTGACCCCGACCCGCGACCCCCTGGCCCCACCTCATGCGAATCGCGTGTGCTCGGCGtgtgcttagtgtgtgtgtgcccctgtgaCCCTGCCGTGACCCCCCTGATCCCGTGGTGACCCCTGTGATCCCCCAAGACCCCCCACGACCCTGCCATGACCCCCATGACCCCCTACGACCCCGCTCCATTTCACCCGATGCCGTTTGCTTAGCGtgtgcttagtgtgtgtgtgcccctgtgaCCCCGCGGTGACCCCACCCTGACCTCAGAGTGACCCCACGGTTACCCCGTGACCCCTGTGATCCCCTACGACTCCGAGGTGACCCTGTGACCCCCCAGCAGACTCCGCCCCATTTCACCCCTTAGCGTGTGCTTAGCATGTGCTTAGCGTGTGCGTGCCCCCACGACCCCGCCATGACCCTGCCATGACCCCGGtgaccccgcccccccccccgcaggctTCCTGAGCACGGGCGACCAGGCCGCCCGGGGCAACTACGGCCTCCTGGACCAGATCCAGGCGCTGCGCTGGGTGCGGGAGAACGCGGGCGCCTTCGGCGGGGACCCAGGCCGCGTCACCGTGTTCGGCTCGGGCGCCGGCGCCTCCTGCGTCAGCCTGCTCACGCTCTCGCACTACTCGGAGGGTGAGACCCGCGACCCCCGACCCCAGCGCGACCCCTGACCCCCGCGCGACCCTTCACCCGCGGCAGTGACCCCTAACCCCGCCGGGAACCCCCAGAACTAGCACCAAACCCAAAGGGATCTCAGGACCTGACCTCTGACTCCGTGGTGACCCCGTGACCCCACCCTGACCCCTGTGCgacccctgacccctgaccccacGGTGACCCAAAACCGTGACCTCACGTGATGGCCTCGTGACCTCGGGACCTGGCCTCTGACTCTTCAATGACCCCGTGACCCCTCCCTGGCCCCACCCGGACCCCCCTGGGACACCCAGCCCGTGACCCCGACCTCTGACCCTGCGGTGACCACAATGGTGAACCCCTGACCCATGACCCTGAAGTGATCCCGTGTTGACCTCGTGACCTGGACCCCCATAGTTGACCCTGAGCTCTGACCTCTGACCGCACGATGACCCCGTGACCCCATTCTGACCCCGCATGACCCAATGCTTGACCTCATGGGACCCCTCCCTGACCCCCCCCTGACCCCCGTGGCACCAGCGCTGACGGTGGGACCCCAGCCCTCCTCCACCGTGACCCCGAGGTGACCCCACCCTAACCCTGCAGTGACCCCCGTGTGACCCCACATGACCCCGCCCTGACCCCAAGTGACCCTATTCTGATCCTGCCCCGACCCCACATGACCCCCAACCCCATGTGACCCCTGTATGACCGGATGTGACCCCACCATGACTGTACATGACCCCCGTGTGACCCCCACATAACCCCACTTGACCCCTAAGTGACCCCCACCGTCACCGTGACCCCTTACTGACCCCAACATGACCTCGCCCCGGCCCAACGTGACCCCTGTCTGACCCCACGGTGACCCCACATGACCCCACTGTGACTGTGACCCGTCACAGACCCATGTGACCCCTGTATGACCCCACAGTGACCCCCACGTGNNNNNNNNNNNNNNNNNNNNNNNNNNNNNNNNNNNNNNNNNNNNNNNNNNNNNNNNNNNNNNNNNNNNNNNNNNNNNNNNNNNNNNNNNNNNNNNNNNNNNNNNNNNNNNNNNNNNNNNNNNNNNNNNNNNNNNNNNNNNNNNNNNNNNNNNNNNNNNNNNNNNNNNNNNNNNNNNNNNNNNNNNNNNNNNNNNNNNNNNNNNNNNNNNNNNNNNNNNNNNNNNNNNNNNNNNNNNNNNNNNNNNNNNNNNNNNNNNNNNNNNNNNNNNNNNNNNNNNNNNNNNNNNNNNNNNNNNNNNNNNNNNNNNNNNNNNNNNNNNNNNNNNNNNNNNNNNNNNNNNNNNNNNNNNNNNNNNNNNNNNNNNNNNNNNNNNNNNNNNNNNNNNNNNGCGGGTTCGAGCGCCGCCGTACCGCGTGGCGTTCGGGCCGGCGGTGGACGGGGACGTGATCGCGGACGACCCGCAGGTGCTGATGGAGCAGGGCGAGTTCCTCAACCACGACGTGCTGCTGGGCGTCAACCAGGGCGAGGGGCTGCGCTTCCTGGACGGGGTCCCGGGTGCGAGCGGCGACGATGACGCCGACACCGACGCGGAAAAAAACACGTACGACAGCGACGACGATGTCGGGAGCGACGCGGGCGCGAGTGCGAgtcgcgccaccaccgccggaaACGAGGACGAGGAGACGGAGGACGAGGACGCGCACCGGGGAAATGCGGGCGCGAGTGCGAGTCGCGCCGCGTTCGACCGGGCGGTGGCAGCGTTCGTCGACCGACTCTACGGCGGCGGTGGTGACCCCGACGGTGACCTCAGTGACCCCGGCGGCGACCCCGACGCGCTGCGGGAGACGGTGAAGTTCATGTACACGGACTGGGCGTCCCGGGCGAGTGCGGCGTCGCGGCGGAAGGCGCTGGTGGCGCTGTTCACCGACCACCAGTGGGTGGCGCCCGCCGTGGCCACCGCGGACCTGCACGCGCGGTACGGGTCGGCCACGTACTTCTACGCCTTCGGGCACCGCTGCGCGGGCGGCCATGTTGGCGGCGGCCATGATGGCGGTGGCGGCCATGATGACAGCAATGGCGGCCATGTTGGTGGCGGCCATGACACCGGCGGCCATGATGGCAGTGATGGCGGCGGCCATGACAGTGGCGGACATGACACTGGCGGCCATGATGGAGGCAACAGCGGCGGCCATGACGGCGGCGGCCATGACGGTGGCGGCCATGACAGCGGCGGCCATGATGGTGGTGGCGGCCATGATGACAGCAATGGCGGCCATGACGGCGGCGGCCATGATGACAGCAATGGCGGCCATGACAGCGGCGGCCATGATAGTGGCGGCCATGATGACAGCGGCGGCCATGATGGCGCCGACGACCCCGCCCACCCCGCCCGGCCCGCCTGGGCGGAGGCGGCGCACGGCGACGAGGTCCCCTACGTGTTTGGCGTCCCCCTGGCCGCGGGCGCGGGTGCGAGTGGCGCCGACCTCTTCGGCTGCAACTTCTCCCGCGACGACGTCATGCTCAGCGCCGCCGTGATGACGTACTGGACCAACTTCGCCAAGACGGGGTGAGGGCGCGTGGGCGGGGTCACGGTGGGGTCATCGCGGGGTCAACACGACATCGCGGTGGGGTCAACACAGGGTCAACATGGGGTTGCGGTGGGGTCGCAGTGGGGTCATTGCGGGGTCAACACGGGGTCGTGGGGTCAACACGGGGTCACCATGGGGTCATGATAGCATTGGGTGACGTCATCATGGGGTCACCTGATGAGGTCATGGTGGGGTCAGATCCATCGCGGGGTCACCATGGGGTCATTGCAGGGTCAACACGGGGTCACGGTGGCATTGGGTGACGTCATCACAGGGTCAGGTGGGGTCATGACGGGGTCACCATGAGGTCAGGGTTAGGGCGACAGGATGGTGGTGAGGTCACGGAAGGGTCAAATGAGGTCACAGCGGGGTCAGAAcgacatcacacacacaacacgcgACGTCACGGCCGACCCTGCGGTGACCTCACCCGACCCCGCCGCGACCTCGTGTCGAACTCTACACACGAACGAGGTTGCACAATTTCACACGCATGAACACGCATGACATCATCATATGACATCACTCGTTACACGTATGACGTCACGTGTGGCCTCGCGTATGACATCATCTCgtattctctttcccctcccccccgcaGGGACCCCAACCGCCCGACGCCGCAGGACACCAGGTTCGCCCACACCCGCCCGAACCGGTTCGAGGCGGTCGCGTGGTCCCGGTACGACCCGCGGGGACAGCTCTACCTGCACATCGGCCCGCGGCCCCGGGTGCGAGACCACTACCGCGCCGCCAAGGTGGCCTTCTGGCTCGAGCTCGTGCCGCGCCTGCACGGCCTGCGCGAGCGCGCGCGGTACGCGGGNNNNNNNNNNNNNNNNNNNNNNNNNNNNNNNNNNNNNNNNNNNNNNNNNNNNNNNNNNNNNNNNNNNNNNNNNNNNNNNNNNNNNNNNNNNNNNNNNNNNNNNNNNNNNNNNNNNNNNNNNNNNNNNNNNNNNNNNNNNNNNNNNNNNNNNNNNNNNNNNNNNNNNNNNNNNNNNNNNNNNNNNNNNNNNNNNNNNNNNNNNNNNNNNNNNNNNNNNNNNNNNNNNNNNNNNNNNNNNNNNNNNNNNNNNNNNNNNNNNNNNNNNNNNNNNNNNNNNNNNNNNNNNNNNNNNNNNNNNNNNNNNNNNNNNNNNNNNNNNNNNNNNNNNNNNNNNNNNNNNNNNNNNNNNNNNNNNNNNNNNNNNNNNNNNNNNNNNNNNNNNNNNNNNNNNNNNNNNNNNNNNNNNNNNNNNNNNNNNNNNNNNNNNNNNNNNNNNNNNNNNNNNNNNNNNNNNNNNNNNNNNNNNNNNNNNNNNNNNNNNNNNNNNNNNNNNNNNNNNNNNNNNNNNNNNNNNNNNNNNNNNNNNNNNNNNNNNNNNNNNNNNNNNNNNNNNNNNNNNNNNNNNNNNNNNNNNNNNNNNNNNNNNNNNNNNNNNNNNNNNNNNNNNNNNNNNNNNNNNNNNNNNNNNNNNNNNNNNNNNNNNNNNNNNNNNNNNNNNNNNNNNNNNNNNNNNNNNNNNNNNNNNNNNNNNNNNNCGGGTTCAACGGCTTCGCGGGACACACGGCCACGCGGGTGTGATGGCGGACGGCGGGCGGCGGGTTCGGGTTCGAGTTCCTCCCCCGCGGACAAAGACAACAAaactcgattttttttttttttccacggTTTAATTCGAAACGACGGTTTCCCGTGTTACACGCGTGTGGCGCCACGGGACCGGAGACTTTTATCTTGACGAGGAGACGCAGACCCTGCCGGGAAAAAAAATCGATAAAAAATTATCAACAGAAACGAAAGACGCGTGGGAAGCGGGAAACATGGCCGCCGCGGCCGCAGAACGTTGCAGACACGGGTTCGGGAGTGGCGGGTGCGAGGGTGGGGAGAGATGATCATAACCACCACACGTGTGTCATACATGTGCGGCCCGGGAGCGTGGGCACCGAGCAGGGCGGGGCGGGGGGAAGGGGAGACGAGGTCAATAAAACGGTTTTCTCGAACTCGGGTCCACGCGGGTCGGCGATGCGGGGTTGTGGGGTCCGCGGGGGGCGGGCGGGTGGGCGGGGCCAACGCTGAGGTCATGGTCATGGGCGGGGCCGGGAGTGTGAGTGACAACAGCATGGCGGGCGGCCGTGACCTTTCTCGCGCTCCCGCGTGACCTCCCGAGTGCGGGGACCAGGGGCATGTGCAGAGCCTCGAACTCGCCACCGCCGCGTGGCTGAATCTGGCTCTCTCCCTCGTTTGAGCCAGTACCGAAAACCGGGTCAAACTGGTCGACaccggttcaaaccagatgaGAGCAGTGGGAACCAGAGCAAACCCTTTTAGAAACGTCGCAagccggatcaaactggttcaaactggatcgaACCAGTATAGACAGGTTCAAACCGGTTTTGGACTGattcaaaaccagatcaaactggataaaaCTGGTTCAACCGCATCAAATCAGCTTACCCCAGATCAGAACGGATGAAACAGGTtgagaccggttcaaaccagatgaGAGCAGCGGAAACTGGAGCAGACCAGTTCAAACCTGTTTAGAAACgtctcaaaccggatcaaactggttcaaactggatcgtAACAGTGTAGACCAGTGCAAAGCGGTTTTGCACAGGTTGgttcaaaccggttcaaaccggatcagTACGGATaaaaccagttcaaactggatcatgcCAGTTTAGACCGGTGCAAACCCGTTTTTGATCAATTCAAAATCAGATCGAACTGCCTCAAACCAGTTAAAACctgtttagaccagttcaaacctgGATCAAACCGGTGCAGTATGGATCATACTAGTTTAGATTGGtacaaaccggtttagaccactTTAAAACCGGATTAAACTGGTTTAAACAggataaaaccagtttagactggtccgaactggtttagactggttcaaaactggatcaaattcATCCAAACCGGATCAgaatggatcaaaccagttcaaaTCGAATGCataccagtttagactggttcaaaccggttttTGACCAattcaaaaccggatcaaactggtttagaccggttcaatcCACATGAGAGCAGCGGAAAAAGGAGCAGACCGGTTCAAACCTGTTTTTAGAAACGTCTCAAACTatttcaaactaaatcagaccggatcaaaccggttcagacTGGATCGAACCAGTGTAGACCGGTGCAAACATGTACAGGACCGattcaaaaccagatcaaactggttaaaaccggttcaaaccggatcaaagcAGCTTAGTCTTTTGATTCAGAacggatcaaactggattagaccggatcaaactggtttagatcGGTACAAACCAGTCTAGACCTGTTCAAACCCAGGTTAAACAggtttaaacaaaataaaaccagtttagaccggttcaaacccgGGTTAAACAGGTTTAAACAggataaaactggtttagacttGTCcgaaccggtttagactggttcaaaactggatcaagcTTGTTCAAACCGGATCAGGCCGGAtaaaaccggttcaaactggatcgtACCACTGTAGACCGGCGCAAACCGGTTTTGGACCGATTCAAAACCGGATCAATCttgtttagaccggttcaaaactggatcaaactaaaTCCGaccagatcaaaccggttcaagATGGATCGAACCAGTGTAGACTGGCGGAAACCGGTTTTGGACCGattcaaaaccagatcaaacaggtttagaccagttcaaaccggatcaaaccagcttaacCCGGTTCAGAacggatcaaactggattagaCCGGATCGAACCGGTTCAGtatggatcaaaccagtttagatcggtacaaactggtttagaccggttcaaaactggattaaactggtttaaacaggataaaaccggtttagactggttcaaaccggtttagactggatcaaactggttcaaaccggatcaaaacAGAtaaaaccggttcaaactggatcgtACCACTGTAGACTGGCGCAAACCGGTTTGGGGCCGattcaaaaccagatcaaactagtTAAAACCGATTTAAACCGataaactggtttagactggttcaaaaccggattaaactggtttaaacaggataaaaccggtttagactggttcaaaactggatcaaactcgTCCAAACCGGATCAGAACGGATAAAACCGGTGCAAACTGGATCGTACCAGTGTAGACCGGTGCAAACCGGGTTTTTGACCAATTCagaaccggatcaaactggtttagaccggttcaaaccagatgaGAGCAGCAGAAACCGGAGCAGACCGGTGCAAACCTGTTTAGAAACATTTCAAACCGGGtcaaactaaatcagaccggatcaaaccggttcaaactggatagAAACAGTGTAGACTGATGCAAACTGGTTTTGGACCACTTCAAacccggatcaaactggttcattaTGAATCAAACTAGCTTAGATCGGtacaaactggtttagaccggttcaaaacctgattaaactggtttaaacaggataaaaccggtttagactggttcaaaactggatcaaactggttcaaactggatcagaacggataaaaccggatcaaactggatcataccagtgtagactggtgcAAACTGGATTTTAGACCaattcaaaactggatcaaactggtttagactggttcaaaccagatgagAGCATCGGAAACCAGAGCAGACCAGTTCAAACCTGTTTTTACAAACGTCTCAAACTatttcaaactaaatcagaccggatcaaaccggttcaaactggattgAACCAGTGTAGAACGGTGCAAACCCATTCGGGGCCGattcaaaaccagatcaaactggttaaaaccggttcaaaccggatcaaaccagcttagcccaGTTCAGAacggatcaaactggattagaCCAGATTGAACCGGTTAAGTATGGATCAAACTAGTTTAGATCGGTACAAACTGGTTTAGACCTGTTCGAAACTGGATTGAACTGGTTTAAACaggataaaaccggtttagacggtttaaaccggtttagactggatcaaaac
This genomic window contains:
- the Nlgn4x gene encoding neuroligin-4, X-linked, which encodes MLPVWHASNPGPVAARVREQSEDCLFLNVYAPAGARDPADPRDPGKPVMVYIHGGSYMDGSGNLVDGGVLASYGDVIVVTVNYRLGVLGFLSTGDQAARGNYGLLDQIQALRWVRENAGAFGGDPGRVTVFGSGAGASCVSLLTLSHYSEGETRDPRPQRVRAPPYRVAFGPAVDGDVIADDPQVLMEQGEFLNHDVLLGVNQGEGLRFLDGVPGASGDDDADTDAEKNTYDSDDDVGSDAGASASRATTAGNEDEETEDEDAHRGNAGASASRAAFDRAVAAFVDRLYGGGGDPDGDLSDPGGDPDALRETVKFMYTDWASRASAASRRKALVALFTDHQWVAPAVATADLHARYGSATYFYAFGHRCAGGHVPAWAEAAHGDEVPYVFGVPLAAGAGASGADLFGCNFSRDDVMLSAAVMTYWTNFAKTGDPNRPTPQDTRFAHTRPNRFEAVAWSRYDPRGQLYLHIGPRPRVRDHYRAAKVAFWLELVPRLHGLRERARYTGSNRIKLDRTGVDRCKPVFDQFKTGSKRKLEQTGANLFRNISNLIKLNQTR